In Aedes albopictus strain Foshan chromosome 3, AalbF5, whole genome shotgun sequence, the genomic window TGATTTCAAGTCCTTTGCAAACTGCGACCGTTCGCAATCGTCTTTAGAAGCTTCGAAGTATTCTCCCGGTATACGAAGCGTTTGGCCGTACACCAATTCTGCAACCGAACAGCCGAAATCGGTACGATAAGCGGTTCTTAATCCCAGCAAGATGACTGGAAGCTGAGTACACCAATTCTTCTTATCAACTGCCATTATGGAAGCATTTAGAGTACGATGAAACCGCTCGACGAGTCCGTTGGATTGAGGGTGATAAGCGGTGGTTCGAATGTGTCTAGCTCCAATTGACTTCGACAGCTCGCGAAAAAGATCCGATTCGAACTGCCTTCCTTGATCTGTGGTTATAGTATCCGGAATACCGAATCGTGAAATCCACGTGTCGACGAACGCTCGAGCTACTGTCTCAGCAGTCATGTCGGGTAACGGAATCGCTTCTGGCCACCGAGAAAATCTGTCCACAACCGTAAGCAGGTACCGATTACCGTTTGGCGGTGGTAACGGTCCTACCAAATCCATATGGACATGGCGGAATCGACTATCAGGAAACGGAAGCTTTTCAACGGGTGCTTATTGTGTCTATGCACCTTGGAGCGCTGGCACGATACACAACTTTCGACGAACTGCTTGACGTCCttgttgacatttttccacacaaaTCGATCAGTGATCAACCGGCGAGTGCAGCGTATGCCTGGGTGAGCTAGGTCGTGGATTTGTTTCAGCACTGCCTGTCGATGTCGCAACGGAATGTACGGTCTAACCTTTTGTTGTGATACATCGCAATATAAGGGAACCGATGACAGGCACGTTTTCCGTAGTTCCAATTTCAAGGATGTTGGCGCTTGTAGAAGTTGTGTCAACTCGGAATCTTGCTGTTGATCTTTGGCAATCGCTTCGTAATCCAATGCAACAGGAACGTTTATGGCTGCAACTCTCGATAACGCATCCGCGACGACGTTCAGCTGACCACTGATGTGACGAATATCGCTGGTGAATTGGGAAATGTACTGAAGATACCGCTCTTCATGCGGTAGTCTAGAACTGGGGCTCGAATCAAAGCTGTCGTAAGTGGCTTGTGGTCGGTGAAAATGATGAACTTTCTGCCTTCCAGTAAGTGTCGAAAATATTGAACAGCCATTTTCATTGCAGTCAGCTCCCTTCCAAATGTGGAATATTTGAGCTGAGGGGATGAAAACTTTTCAGAATAAAAACCTATGGGTTTCCAACTGCCCTCGTCGTACTGCTGAAGAACTGCTCCTGCTGCGGTATTGGAAGCATCGATcaacaaacttaacggtttaCTGGCGTCCGGGTAGTGCAACAGGGTCGCTGATGCTAGTGATTGTTTGCACTCCAAAAACGATTTCTCAGCTTCCTTCGTCCATGTTAGATTTCTTCTGTCGTTCTTGCGATTATCGGGAATCATTTTTCGCAAATTGAGCTGAATATCCGTAGCTTGGGGGATAAACCGTTTGTAGCTGTTGACAAGTGCCGAAAAACGACGAAGTTCTTTAACGTTTGACGGAAGAGGGAATTTAACGACGGCATCCACTCGGCTTGGAAGTGGAAGCACTCCATCCTTGCTCACAACGTAACCCCGGAATTCCACGCTTGGCTTTGCGAGAAATGGCTTTTCGCCACGTTTATAACAAGCCCATATGACTTGAGTCGCTCAAAAACCGCACGCACATGTTGGTGATGCTCCAACTTGGATGTTGACGCAATGCAGATATCATCGACGAAAACTACGACAAATTCCATATCGGCGAACACACTGTGCATAAACCTCTGAAAGGTCTGACTTGCATTGCACAATCCAAATTGCATTCGGGTGAATTCGAAGAGCCCAAATGGTGTTATGACCGCCGTTTTAGCGACGTCGCAGTCTTCCACCGGAATTTGGTGGTAAGCCCAAAATTCAGAGGATATCCATCGACCGTATTAAGCCAGCGTTCGTATCCAATCAGAAGAAAGGTCAGCTAGATGACCAGCGCACTAAAGTCACACCTTCAGGACACCGCGTTAGATTCCTGGTGTGACTGGGGGGGATCCTGTGTGATACTATTTGTGCACCCCTAGTTTTATTCAATGTCACTGTCATTCATTGTTATATCAAAGGAATAAAAGTCAGTAGTTGTTATAGAGTTTTATTGATCCGACGTGTAATCGATTCTCGGTCCGAATTACGTCCCAcaggctgatcatatgcatcagacatgctcgataaacacggggGAACCGCAGGGGCTCATTAGAGtgtattcccaagcaatagttccaagtcggttggatttgagaagggcttgatgatcgttacaaatcctaatgaaagtattataggatttgtgacattGTGACAGGTTTCTTTAACCTTCtatagccagctgacttcaaaatgttattTGGGCTTTCATTCCCACGTtacacggttgattttgattagtagtttattaatgtcatagtcgcttttttgaATTCttacaatgttacttgggaatattttctttaaatgaagcaattaaaatcaaccaaaGAATTAATAGtaggaaggagatttgcagcatttAATTGTGccgatagattcgaagctaacttgaacgcattgttgacgtcaatgcgttcgacgtgacattttggacaaaaactgactgctttttaccTTTCTTTCCCACGAGGTTTTTTGACAATTAAAAATATATTAAATGGTTTCTAAACAAAATATCgttagaaatgaaaaatttgattttcggggtggatcacctgtgatccattgggaagatggatgcactgaaggcacatatatttttttttatttgtatatggtttttttttcaaaaactttatatTTATGAATCGTCCATTACACCTTTAATTTATTTCAAGATTCTGATCTAGCCCTTCTGTAAAATATAATGAAACTTGTCGGACTTCTTGCAGTTATCATAAGCAGTTGTTATTAGTTCGCTTCGAATCTATGGATTCTCTTATCGTACCATATATATCCTCCTGGATTCATCTGCGACTTATTTCCGGCGATAGATAATATTatatgaaataatgacatttttgcATGAAACACTATTAACAATGGCAAATTTCTTGgatgtaaacaaacatgctaaCAAGGAACAGGTTAGATCAGGAAGGGTAAAAATGTTGTtatgttcccaatggatcactgatgatccACATGTTTGTTCATTAAATTAGTGTTTTATCGTCAACTTGTTTGAGAAACGGTATTTAATTCTGCTAATATACATACTACAGGGCATGCTAGTATTTTTTTCCGTTTAAAATAATGTTCAGGTTTCGGAATATTGAACattcaaatattgtttgaattaaaatagaaaaaaaataccgaCTTTCACAAAATCATTTAGCTGtagaacaaaaacgagcagagaaattttgaccaaacttggcataatagttcattaaacatatacaaacatctgaaGAAAAAATGGAAATTATCTAATTTATCCTctatttgtatgaacagtgcaaactagtggatcacctgtgctaccatgggaaagagagggttaagttttatcatgatataatcttctacaaagttgttccttagggtatcaactaccattcttttcaattctgagctaaatcgaactagCCGAACCGGcatactgagtgagagactgtaggtcattcaatttcccatatatttggactgaaaatcccattcaaaccttcaattcatttgcgccagctcagttttaaaacgATTGAGctaaatctttcacagattgttcttttcATCCAAAGGCacaattctagagggtgccccgtgaatgtttccaacttttctttctcgccatacaaatgtgggccggtctaagccTCATCTCAACATACAACTTCGTATATAAACCTAGGTACTCACCTTCTAACGACTCCTTCATCTCGTTGTACCCCATCTCCAGCGCATCCAGCGCCGTATACAACCCCGTATTGGCCTTCATCGCTCGGAACTCCTTTTCGGCCTGTCGCACCACTTTGAACGAATCTCTCGCCTTATCGTCGAACCGCCCCGATTGATCACCTCTCACAAAGAACGCATCGTACCCATACTCGAACTCGTCCTGTACGAACCGAAAAGCATCTCCGACGAACATCTTCCAGAAAATGGCCGCAACCTCCAGCGAATGATGCTCGAACGTCGGGCTCTGGACAAATTGTTTGAATTCGGCCCAATCCGTGGTAGTGACCCGGATCTTGCAGAACTGCTCGGTCGGCTGCTTGAAGTAAAGCGCATACAACATATAGAACGCTCCGATTCTCTCCAGCGGCTTTTTCGAGTTCATGAAAATCTTCTTCACGATGGCCAATGCCTCCGTCACGAAGGCAATCATTTCCACGTCGGTATTCCTTCCACtgtaaaaaacaaatttaaaaattccTACTTCGGAAGCAATCTCACCCAAACTTACTAGAACACAAACTGGAAGTTCATTCGTTTCCATTCGTAGCAGAAGTGGCGGAATTCTGTCGATTCGTGGCGAGTAAACTCCGCTAAGAAGTCGTAGCAATCTTCGCGGAACCCGCGCGACAGTTCACTCatcatttttacagtagttttaaAGCTAAATACTGTGAATTTGGTGGTTTAGTTTACTTTAAAATCACCGacgaagaaacaaaacaaaaatacacTTTCTTTTGCTAGCCGGCTACCGAACAAAATTTGTAAAAAGATGTTATTAAACAAATTTTGACTGCCGTGATATCAGAACCCTGCCAAAATTCATAGCTAGTGTAACATGTGATAAAGACTTGTGTTAAGTCAGGCACTAAAAAAACCAGGCACTAAAATTTTTTCCTACCTTAGCGACATCTATGTTCggatccaagaagaaattcgcCAGGCACTAAAAACCAAGCACTAAAATATGtgtgaaatatttcatttttttgtgcCTCGGGTGGTTAATCGAAAACAATGTTACGAAAACGGCATTGTGAAGTTAAGCACTAAAATTGAGGTGGCAAAAAGTGGTAAATTTGAGCCTTTATTTCTTCACATCCTCAAAGTCAAAATGATAGCGCTGTGCGGGCTGCTCAAGTCGCTGAAGTAGTCGCCATTACCATTGcattttctttttcttggcgtaacatcccaactggggcaaaacctgctcctcagcttagtcacTTTGTTCTATGTCTAGgtgcagttattaactgagaggtgCTTTGGTAACGTCCATTTTGCATGTTTATGTGTGGCAAGTACGAAGATCATCTACACGGTGGATTGGCTTTACCCATTTTTTCGGCTATCTCTGTCACTCCACAAGCGACTCCATTTATAAACACCCATTTTATGAGATTGGCCGGCCGAACCTGAAAATGTGTAAATTTAGATAGAGCCTCTTGTAGAGTGACAgaaatagcaatgaaaaaatgtgtGAAGCAAATCTGCCATGAGGATATTtccattttgaagattttttgaatcatCCGACAGTCGAACCCGTCAATTTTCAGCATGGCTTTGCAAAATACTTGCGCGTTTAAGCTGAGTTTCGAGCGCTCAAataaaattccctctttttccgcaagtaattttgacaactgatccagtatggggagaaacgttacttttccttacggaataatagcgcggacaatttttccgcaaggaaaagtgacagctccttGATTCGCacgacactctgagctatcatccgacgggtagcatggatactgaatcgtaaaaaatatgcactttctggactttttgcattttgggagtttcaaggaatttcactatagaaaatatttgacgaataaaataaatttttaacgaaataacagtttcaccaaaccatccttagtcgaaagaagacacactgagctatcatccgacgggtagcatggatactgaatcgtaaaaaatatgcactttcaggcAATATTGCTGAACACTGATGAAACATGCGAAGGGCGATGAATATTGCTTCGCCATGCACATGTGAACTGCGAGTGAACAGGTTTGCCAAAGCTTGAGCTTTGTTCGTTATCAACAAatcgtcgtcgtcgctcgttacgactgaaaaaaaaaacttcatcgcccgaagacatgattgcttcgatgcatcatgcgtgctcttcgcgaagatcagaaaaccattcgcacgagcagcttcgtgaatggcacccgctgcacggcattctagctaacatggtaccctggtacctgctaaataaaaatggtcatatttttgccattttatcgccaattctagcaatcttgggctaattctatTCAAAAAATCACCTTCTACTGAGTGGGAGAGCCGGAGCGGTCACCGAggattgcggaaaatccggatttcggcgtAGAATTTTAATGCCTGATGCCAGGTCTTTCCCAACCAGATTAGCCACAACGCAACTGTCAAAATGCACTCGCAACGAAGAGGACGATTGAAGGAGTGAGCACCATGAACGAATGGAAGTCGCATGTGGTCTGCACAAATGATCAACTTTCTACCTCGTTCACTGCTCCCATTGACTTGCTAGAGTGTTCTTCGCGAAGCATAAATGAAAAAACGAATGCTTGTGAATAATGGATCGCGAAGATGCAAAAATGAATGCTCGCGAAGAAGATCCAACGCAACATTGctttcaggactttttgcattttgggagtttcaaggaatttcactatagaaaatatttgacgaataaaataaatttttaacgaaataacagtttcaccaaaccatccttagtcgaaagaagacacactgagctatcatccgacgggtagcatggatactgaatcgtaaaaaatatgcactttgaggagtttttgtattttagtggttcaaaggagtttcactatagaaaatatttgacgaataaaataaatttttaacgaaataacagtttcaccaaaccatccctagtcgaaagaagacacacagagctatcatccgacgggtagcatggatactgaatcgtaaaaaatatgcactttgaggagtttttgtattttagtggttcaaaggagtttcactatagaaaatatttgacgaataaaataaatttttaacgaaataacagtttcaccataccatccctagtcgaaagaagacaaactgagctatcatccgacgggtagcatggatactgaatcgtaaaatatatgcactttcaggactttttgcattttgggagtttcaaggaatttcaccatagaaaatatttgacgaataaaataaatttttaacgaaataacagtttcaccaaaccgtccctagttgatagaagacactctgagctatcatccgacgggtagcatggatactgaatcgtaaaatatatgcactttgaggagtttttgtattttagtggttcaaaggagtttcactatagaaaatatttgacgaataaaataaatttttaacgaaataacagtttcaccaaaccatccttagtcgaaagaagacacactgagctatcatccgacaggtagcatggatactgaatcgtaaaatatatgcactttgaggagtttttgtattttagtggttcaaaggagtttcactatagaaaatatttgacgaataaaataaatttttaacgaaataacagtttcaccaaaccatccctagtcgaaagaagacacacagatctatcatccgacgggtagcatggatactgaatcgtaaaaaatatgcactttgaggagtttttgtattttagtggttcaaaggagtttcactatagaaaatatttgacgaataaaataaatttttaacgaaataacagtttcaccaaaccatccctagtcgaaagaagacacactgagctatcatccgacgggtagcatggatactgaatcgtaaaaaatatgcactttgaggactTTTtgaattttgggagtttcaaggaatttcactatagaaaatatttgacgaataaaataaatttttaacgaaataacagtttcaccaaaccatccctagtcgaaagaagacacactgagctatcatccgacgagtagcatggatactgaatcgtaaaaaatatgcactttcaggactttttgcattttgggagtttcaaggaatttcactatagaaaatatttgacgaataaaataattttttatcgaaataacagtttcaccaaaccatccttAGTCAAAAggagacacactgagctatcatccgacgggtagcatggatactgaatcgtaaaaaatatacactttcaggactttttgcattttgggagtttcaaggaatttcactatagaaaatatttgacgaataaaataaatttttaacgaaataacagtttcaccaaaccatccctagtcgaaagaagacacactgagctatcatccgacaggaagcatggatactgaatcgtaaaaaatatgcactttcaggactttttgaattttgggagtttcaaggaatttcactatagaaaatatttgacgaataaaataaatttttaacgaaataacagtttcaccaaaccatccctagtcgaaagaagacacactgagctatcatccgacgggtagcatggatactgaatcgtaaaaaatatgcactttcaggactttttgaattttgggagtttcaaggaatttcactatagaaaatatttgacgaataaaataaatttttaacgaaataacagtttcaccaaaccatccttagtcaaaagaagacacactgagctatcatccgacgggtagcatggatactgaatcgtaaaaaatatgcactttgaggaatttttgtattttgggagtttcaaggaatttcaccatagaaaatatttgacgaataaaataaatttttaacgaaataacagtttcaccaaaccgtccctagttgatagaagacactctgagctatcatccgacgggtagcatggatactgaatcgtaaaaaatatgcactttcaggactttttgaattttgggagtttcaaggaatttcactatagaaaatacatattttttacgattcagtatccatgctactcgtcggatgatagctcagtgtgtcttcttaccactagggatggtttggtgaaattgttatttcgttaaaaaattattttatttgtcaaatattttctatagtgaaattccttgaaactcccaaaatgcaaaaagtcctgaaagtgcatatattttacgattcagtatccatgctacccgtcggatgatagctcagtgtgtcttctttcgactagggatggtttggtgaaactgttatttcgttaaaaatttattttattcgtcaaatattttctatagtgaaattccttgaaactcccaaaatgcaaaaagtcctgaaagtgcatattttttacgattcagtatccatgctacccgtcggatgatagctcagtgtgtcttctttcgactagggatggtttggtgaaactgttatttcgttaaaaattgattttattccacagacaaacagacataccactttgaagaaattcctacgaaATTTATCGTTCGGCTAATTTTACAGCACACTAACACCACCTATAATGCACAGTCCGAAGCACTCACTTGCAAGTGTTATATCCCTAGTTACAACAACACTTTTTCACTGATGGGCTTTCCCCCGTATGTTTACATCAGCTGTTTCGTTTGACGTCTAGTGAAAACTAATCATTTTCTGAGGTCAAATCTGACCGTATTTTTCGTAAGCTCTCGCAGATTTTCGTGGTTCAAGACGGATCCAGACCGTGTTCCAGCAGAGGATTGCAATTAGCAGATTGATTGATTGCTATTATTGTCGTCGGTAGCATCTTGTTGATATCCACAAAATCGCTCTGGTTCTACGGGCAAAATATAAATCGCACAAGAAGTTGTTTCGATGTAGACCGAAGTTGACTACGGATGATGGACATCTTCCGTGATTGCGTTCACTGGTAAGTTAGTGCTTTTAGTAATAAAACACCAGTTTATCACATAATTTTATAGGACCCGAATGTGAAACGTTAACGGTAGATCGCACCAAAGAAACCCATAATTGATGGCCGAGGAATCAAGGAACGTTGTCGCCGAGGGAATGTTTTCAATGCATGCTGCAGACGATGTTGTGCGGTACCCTTGCCAGCAGGTGCATGAGCGGACGCATCGCCAACTGGCCAGCAATGTTCCGTTGTTTTGGACCTAATGCTTGATGTGTTTTGTGAAAATTAAACGCAATGATGACTGAAGTAAAATGTACAGAGCAAGAGGGCATTTCACTAAACAGTACAGAAGAAGGCGCTACAGGAAAACAAACACATAGTAGAAGTTCAAACAAACAATCGCAACAACTTAGTATATTTAATTTTCTTAATTCGAATCCAATTTAATCTGGCACCGTACACATCCTTCCTTCGATACTTCAAGCTGCCGGCAAATTCATTTTTCGCGCTTTTGAGTTACGTTTACCGAAACCAATTTTCTTCGTAGAAACTTTCCTTTGAACTCTTAGTTTCTTCAAGTATCCCGAAATGAGAGTATTGAAAATTTTGTCAATGATCGTATCGAAGCACGCGGAGCAAACATATCCTTCGAAATCGGTATGGCTAACGTGGTCACGCAGCCTTGCTTTGACGAATTTTCGGTTTTGgtgcaaatattttaaaaaccgTTGTTTATACGCAGAGAAAGCAAGGAAGCCTATTTCGAACAGCGTTGTTCCTGGGTAGCAATGTGCGTTTTTTAGTAGGCAGAACGAATAGGCAGTATTCTGAGATCGCGTTACATTATCACGGTTTAACAAGAGTCGTTTTCTGCACCTTTCGTGACGAAGCTTCGATGCTGACGCACCTACGATGTACA contains:
- the LOC109428912 gene encoding uncharacterized protein LOC109428912 yields the protein MMSELSRGFREDCYDFLAEFTRHESTEFRHFCYEWKRMNFQFVFYGRNTDVEMIAFVTEALAIVKKIFMNSKKPLERIGAFYMLYALYFKQPTEQFCKIRVTTTDWAEFKQFVQSPTFEHHSLEVAAIFWKMFVGDAFRFVQDEFEYGYDAFFVRGDQSGRFDDKARDSFKVVRQAEKEFRAMKANTGLYTALDALEMGYNEMKESLEETEPSGCSNDKIPQSNLMQGLHRDLDVLIAILNTSNDPHPDDDLGYDPFATSSEDIGAKRTTLKDKAFRKKVHRKDLQIASASATQDAGVGSSTSPGRLRRPRATKKRDLNSSVMTNEGMIEPMSTDDDEPPAAV